In Synechocystis sp. PCC 6714, the following are encoded in one genomic region:
- a CDS encoding radical SAM protein, protein MHQAQAERLLFTPASPQTDAVPLIFAFPNIYSVGITSLGYQVIWSTLAQRPDVQVSRLFTDAQEALPRSPELVGFSFSWELDYSNILTLLEQLQIPLLARERASGDPLIFGGGPVLTANPEPFADFFDLILLGDGENLLPQFIDGYQAVRPCSRAEKLEKLAQIPGIYVPSLYEVLYESAESKISQIKPQNSIIPAQVAKQTYRGNVLSASTVVTEKAAWENIFMVEVVRSCPEMCRFCLASYLTLPFRPADTEKSLLPAIERGLKVTDRLGLLGASVTQHPEFNQLLDYLGKPEFDHVRLSIASVRTNTVDEKLAQTLTRRGTKSLTIAVESGSEKLRQIINKKLSNEEIFTAAQRAQAGGLQGLKFYGMVGIPGETMEDVETTVTLLKQVKKVAPGLRITFGCSTFVPKAHTPFQWYGVNPEAKQRLQFLQKNLRPLGIDFRPESYNWSVMQALISRGDRRLSKLLLLTRHYGDTLGSFKRAFKELKGQLPSLADTVHADWSITDQLPWHHLLGPLPQTTLVKHLQTAQEFF, encoded by the coding sequence ATGCACCAAGCCCAGGCCGAAAGGTTACTATTTACCCCTGCTTCCCCCCAAACCGATGCGGTGCCATTAATTTTTGCCTTTCCGAATATCTACAGTGTGGGCATTACCAGTTTGGGCTACCAAGTGATTTGGTCAACCCTGGCCCAACGGCCCGATGTGCAGGTTAGTCGCCTTTTTACCGATGCCCAAGAAGCTTTACCCCGATCGCCGGAGTTGGTGGGTTTTTCCTTTTCCTGGGAGCTGGACTACAGCAACATTTTAACCCTGTTGGAACAGTTGCAAATTCCCTTACTGGCTAGGGAGCGGGCTTCTGGAGATCCTTTGATATTTGGGGGCGGCCCGGTGCTGACGGCTAACCCCGAACCGTTTGCGGATTTTTTTGACCTAATTTTGTTGGGGGACGGGGAAAATTTACTGCCGCAATTCATTGATGGTTACCAGGCGGTGCGTCCCTGTTCCAGGGCAGAAAAATTGGAAAAACTAGCCCAAATTCCCGGTATTTACGTGCCTAGTTTATACGAGGTGCTTTACGAATCGGCTGAGAGCAAAATTAGCCAAATTAAGCCCCAGAATAGTATTATTCCGGCCCAGGTGGCCAAGCAAACCTATCGAGGTAATGTTCTATCCGCTTCAACGGTGGTGACCGAAAAAGCCGCTTGGGAAAATATTTTTATGGTGGAAGTGGTACGCAGTTGCCCAGAAATGTGTCGTTTTTGCCTAGCTAGTTACCTGACATTACCCTTTCGACCAGCGGATACGGAAAAGTCTCTATTACCAGCCATTGAGCGGGGTTTAAAAGTAACCGATCGCCTGGGATTACTGGGGGCATCGGTGACCCAACATCCGGAATTTAACCAATTGTTAGATTACCTAGGAAAACCCGAATTTGATCACGTCCGGCTCAGCATTGCCTCGGTGCGAACTAATACTGTGGATGAAAAATTGGCCCAGACTTTAACTAGAAGGGGCACCAAATCCCTCACCATTGCCGTTGAAAGTGGTTCCGAAAAACTGCGGCAGATTATCAATAAAAAGTTAAGCAACGAAGAAATTTTCACCGCCGCCCAACGGGCCCAGGCAGGGGGATTACAGGGGCTAAAATTCTATGGCATGGTGGGAATTCCTGGAGAAACCATGGAGGATGTGGAAACCACGGTTACGTTACTAAAACAGGTGAAAAAAGTCGCTCCGGGGCTACGTATCACCTTCGGCTGTAGTACTTTCGTCCCCAAGGCCCACACCCCGTTTCAATGGTATGGGGTCAACCCGGAAGCCAAGCAACGTCTGCAATTTTTGCAGAAAAATCTGCGTCCCTTAGGCATTGATTTTCGGCCCGAAAGTTATAACTGGTCGGTGATGCAAGCCCTAATTTCCCGTGGCGATCGCCGTTTATCCAAATTACTGTTACTAACCCGCCACTATGGAGATACGTTGGGAAGTTTTAAGCGGGCTTTCAAGGAATTAAAGGGACAATTACCCAGCTTGGCGGATACGGTACATGCAGATTGGTCGATTACGGATCAACTGCCTTGGCACCATTTACTGGGGCCTTTACCCCAAACCACTTTGGTAAAACATTTACAAACTGCCCAGGAATTTTTTTAA
- the aroA gene encoding 3-phosphoshikimate 1-carboxyvinyltransferase produces the protein MALLSLNNYQSHQQLTVNPPAQGIALTGRLRVPGDKSISHRALMLGAIATGETVIEGLLLGEDPRSTAHCFRAMGAEISALNSEKIIVQGRGLGQLQEPSTVLDAGNSGTTMRLMLGLLAGQKNCLFTVTGDDSLRHRPMSRVIQPLQQMGAKIWARSNGKFAPLAVQGSQLKPIHYHSPIASAQVKSCLLLAGLTTEGDTMVTEPALSRDHSERMLQAFGAKLTIDPETHSVAVHGPAHLTGQRVVVPGDISSAAFWLVAASILPGSELLVENVGINPTRTGILEVLTQMGADISLENQRLATGEPVADLLVKSSALRGCTFGGEIIPRLIDEIPILAVAAAFAEGITRIEDAAELRVKESDRLAAIASELGKMGVKITEFADGLEIQGGSPLQGAEVDSLTDHRIAMALAIAALGSGGQTIINRAEAAAISYPEFFDTLGEIAQGKLARAKLG, from the coding sequence ATGGCTTTGCTGTCCCTAAACAATTATCAATCCCACCAACAGTTAACCGTTAATCCCCCAGCCCAGGGAATAGCTCTCACGGGCCGTCTGCGGGTGCCGGGGGATAAATCCATTTCCCATCGGGCCTTGATGTTGGGGGCGATCGCCACGGGGGAAACGGTGATTGAAGGATTGTTGTTGGGGGAAGATCCCCGCAGTACTGCCCATTGTTTTCGGGCTATGGGAGCAGAAATTAGTGCCCTGAATTCGGAAAAAATCATTGTTCAAGGTAGGGGGTTGGGGCAGTTACAGGAACCCAGCACTGTTTTAGATGCGGGCAACTCCGGCACTACCATGCGCTTAATGTTGGGCTTGCTGGCAGGGCAAAAGAATTGTTTATTCACCGTTACCGGCGATGATTCGCTCCGTCATCGTCCCATGTCCCGGGTAATTCAACCCTTGCAACAAATGGGGGCAAAAATTTGGGCCCGGAGTAACGGTAAGTTTGCGCCGTTGGCAGTGCAGGGAAGTCAACTAAAACCGATCCATTACCATTCCCCCATTGCATCGGCCCAGGTAAAATCTTGTCTTCTACTGGCGGGGTTAACCACGGAAGGAGACACCATGGTCACAGAACCAGCCCTATCCCGGGACCACAGTGAACGAATGTTGCAGGCCTTTGGGGCCAAGTTGACCATTGACCCAGAAACCCACAGCGTTGCTGTCCATGGCCCGGCCCATTTAACGGGGCAAAGGGTGGTAGTGCCGGGGGACATTAGCTCAGCGGCCTTTTGGTTGGTGGCGGCATCCATCTTACCTGGGTCAGAATTGTTGGTGGAAAATGTCGGCATTAATCCCACCCGCACAGGGATATTGGAAGTTTTGACCCAGATGGGGGCAGATATTAGCTTGGAAAATCAAAGGTTGGCAACGGGGGAACCAGTGGCGGATTTGCTGGTAAAATCCAGCGCCCTGCGGGGTTGCACTTTTGGCGGCGAAATTATCCCCCGACTGATCGATGAAATTCCGATTTTGGCGGTGGCGGCGGCCTTTGCAGAGGGCATTACCCGCATTGAAGATGCAGCAGAACTGAGGGTCAAAGAAAGCGATCGCCTGGCGGCCATTGCTTCGGAATTGGGCAAAATGGGGGTTAAAATCACCGAATTTGCGGACGGGCTAGAAATTCAGGGGGGAAGCCCGCTACAGGGAGCAGAAGTGGACAGTTTGACGGATCATCGCATTGCCATGGCATTGGCGATCGCCGCCTTGGGGAGTGGGGGCCAAACAATTATTAACCGAGCCGAAGCGGCCGCTATTTCCTATCCAGAATTTTTTGATACTTTAGGGGAAATTGCTCAGGGTAAGTTGGCCAGAGCCAAGCTTGGCTGA
- a CDS encoding ribonuclease Z — MEITFLGTSSGVPTRNRNVSSIALRLPQRAEVWLFDCGEGTQHQFLRSEVKISQLTRIFITHLHGDHIFGLMGLLASSGLAGTGQGIELYGPEGLADYLEACCRFSSTHLGKRLKVHTIKENGLIYEDKEFQVHCGLLKHRIPAYGYRVEEKQRPGRFNVEQAEALGIPFGPIYGQLKQGKTVTLEDGRKIRGQELCEPPEPGRKFVYCTDTVFCEGAIALAQGADLLVHEATFAHQDAQLAFDRLHSTSTMAAQVALLANVKQLVMTHFSPRYAPGNPLQLENLLAEAQAIFPNTRLARDFLTVEIPRRKSDQVPALSTSQTSAP, encoded by the coding sequence GTGGAAATTACTTTTCTTGGCACTAGCTCTGGCGTTCCCACCCGTAACCGCAATGTTTCCAGCATTGCCCTCCGTTTACCCCAAAGGGCAGAAGTATGGTTATTTGACTGCGGGGAAGGTACCCAACACCAGTTCTTGCGTAGTGAGGTCAAAATTTCCCAGTTAACCCGAATTTTTATTACCCATCTCCACGGCGATCATATTTTTGGATTGATGGGTTTATTGGCTAGCTCCGGTTTAGCGGGCACTGGCCAGGGCATCGAACTCTATGGACCAGAAGGTTTAGCCGATTATTTAGAAGCTTGTTGCCGTTTTTCTAGCACCCACTTAGGTAAACGCCTTAAAGTCCATACCATCAAAGAAAATGGGCTAATTTACGAAGATAAGGAGTTTCAAGTCCACTGTGGTTTGTTGAAGCATCGCATTCCTGCCTATGGTTACCGGGTGGAAGAGAAGCAACGGCCAGGGCGTTTCAATGTGGAGCAAGCGGAGGCTTTGGGCATTCCCTTCGGCCCTATTTACGGCCAGTTAAAACAGGGAAAAACCGTCACCCTGGAAGATGGTCGTAAAATTCGAGGTCAGGAACTTTGTGAACCGCCGGAACCGGGTCGGAAATTTGTTTACTGCACTGATACGGTCTTCTGTGAAGGGGCGATCGCCTTGGCCCAAGGGGCAGACTTGTTGGTGCACGAAGCTACCTTTGCTCATCAGGATGCCCAACTAGCTTTTGACCGGCTCCATTCCACTTCCACCATGGCAGCCCAAGTGGCTTTGTTGGCAAATGTCAAACAGTTAGTCATGACCCATTTCAGCCCCCGCTATGCCCCCGGCAATCCCCTACAGTTGGAAAATTTGTTGGCGGAGGCCCAGGCTATTTTTCCCAACACCCGTTTGGCTAGGGATTTTTTAACGGTGGAAATTCCCCGCCGAAAAAGTGACCAAGTTCCAGCGCTATCAACATCTCAAACGTCGGCCCCGTAA
- a CDS encoding helix-turn-helix transcriptional regulator has translation MTNTPYRKNLQNLCHQAGYHSLPKLAESAGISTWYLYRLERGLIAQIPIGIMVKLAIALGLSLEGLWGQLGGTETPPGTTQNPSVDGQNPQPHQTIQALQREYDRLQQQLADQPQQLANQWQQQALEILEPWLLQWPTAAVAAQQNAQWPAQKLLPLTKPIAALLQQWQVEAIATVGEMVPYDPQCHEFIGPEPPPELGTMVLVRYIGYRHNEALLYRAKVSYGADV, from the coding sequence ATGACTAATACTCCTTATCGAAAAAATTTACAAAATCTTTGCCATCAAGCTGGCTATCATTCTCTCCCCAAATTAGCGGAGTCCGCAGGTATTTCAACCTGGTATCTGTATCGTTTAGAGCGGGGTCTGATCGCTCAAATTCCCATCGGCATTATGGTCAAATTGGCGATCGCCTTGGGGTTATCTCTGGAAGGATTATGGGGACAATTGGGCGGAACAGAAACACCGCCGGGAACGACCCAAAATCCATCGGTGGATGGGCAAAATCCGCAACCACACCAGACTATTCAGGCTTTGCAAAGGGAATATGACAGACTGCAACAACAATTAGCTGATCAACCCCAACAATTGGCAAATCAATGGCAACAGCAAGCCCTGGAAATCCTTGAGCCGTGGTTACTGCAATGGCCCACCGCCGCCGTCGCTGCCCAACAAAATGCCCAATGGCCCGCCCAGAAACTTTTGCCCCTCACTAAACCCATTGCCGCCCTGCTCCAACAATGGCAAGTGGAGGCGATCGCCACTGTGGGGGAAATGGTGCCCTACGATCCCCAATGCCATGAATTCATTGGCCCGGAACCACCGCCGGAATTGGGGACGATGGTGTTAGTGCGTTACATCGGTTACCGTCATAACGAAGCTTTACTTTATCGAGCCAAGGTTAGTTACGGGGCCGACGTTTGA
- a CDS encoding glycosyltransferase, translating into MRKLYFLLPGLGGKFACGGLWAELKIIKLVQEICPATIVTYKQREPNTLFLDDILAQGNLGQVIFVISWGFDIPKLAKKLQKYQVIYHAHSTGYGFNLPTALPIVCISRNTMGYWGQRSPHSLLYYLPNHISEDFSDLGLARDIDVLVQARKSSHYLLKQLIPALQSQCKVKVIDSYVEDLTGIFNRAKVYLYDSAEYWAQQGVSEGFGLQPMEAMACGCHVFSSVNGGLSDYLDPGFNCEKIAGYALDYDCQRILGVVDGSRPWRRVDLNLLAEYRRENILERLRIILLNINEFFDYHPTFNRTIQPLTRRRIAWLKLKNLLAKLNNKLTKSKT; encoded by the coding sequence ATGCGTAAACTTTATTTTTTATTACCAGGATTAGGAGGAAAGTTTGCCTGTGGTGGTCTTTGGGCAGAATTAAAAATCATCAAGCTGGTACAAGAAATTTGTCCCGCCACCATTGTTACCTATAAACAGAGGGAACCAAACACTCTGTTTTTAGATGATATCCTAGCCCAAGGAAATCTAGGCCAGGTAATTTTTGTTATTAGTTGGGGCTTTGATATTCCCAAATTGGCAAAAAAATTGCAGAAATATCAGGTAATTTACCACGCCCACAGCACTGGCTACGGTTTTAACTTGCCCACTGCTTTGCCCATTGTTTGTATCAGTCGTAATACTATGGGCTATTGGGGACAACGATCGCCGCATTCTTTGCTGTATTATTTGCCCAATCATATCTCTGAAGATTTTAGTGATTTGGGATTGGCCAGGGACATTGATGTATTGGTCCAGGCCCGCAAATCTTCCCATTATTTACTAAAGCAATTAATTCCCGCTTTACAGAGTCAATGTAAGGTAAAGGTAATTGATAGCTATGTGGAAGATTTAACTGGAATATTCAATCGGGCTAAGGTTTATCTCTACGATTCAGCGGAATACTGGGCTCAACAGGGGGTAAGCGAAGGTTTTGGCCTACAACCAATGGAAGCGATGGCCTGTGGTTGCCACGTTTTTTCCAGCGTCAATGGGGGACTGTCTGATTATCTCGACCCTGGATTTAACTGCGAAAAAATAGCAGGTTATGCCCTAGATTATGACTGCCAAAGGATCCTCGGAGTAGTTGATGGTTCCAGACCTTGGCGCCGGGTAGACCTGAATCTATTAGCGGAGTATCGTCGGGAAAATATTTTGGAACGGCTCAGGATAATTCTATTAAATATTAACGAATTTTTTGATTATCATCCTACTTTTAATCGAACTATTCAGCCCTTAACCCGTAGAAGAATCGCTTGGCTAAAATTAAAAAATTTATTGGCAAAATTAAACAATAAATTAACTAAATCTAAAACCTAA
- the purU gene encoding formyltetrahydrofolate deformylase, with product MPNLTATLLVSCPDQPGIVAKIAQFIYQNQGNIIHADQHTDFSSGLFLNRVEWQLDNFRLSRPELLAAWSQLAQQLKATWQIHFSDQLPRLALWVSKQDHCLLDILWRWRSGELRCEIPVIISNHPALKPIADQFAIDFHCLPITKENKLAQEAAELDLLKQYQIDLVVLAKYLQILTTDFVEKFPNIINIHHSFLPAFPGANPYHRAHERGVKIIGATAHYATAQLDEGPIIEQDVVRVSHRDNVEDLIRKGRDLERMVLARAVRLHLQHRILVYDNRTVVFA from the coding sequence ATGCCAAACCTCACCGCAACGCTCCTTGTTTCCTGTCCTGACCAACCGGGGATTGTAGCCAAGATTGCCCAATTTATTTATCAAAATCAGGGCAATATTATCCATGCTGACCAGCATACGGATTTTTCCAGTGGGTTATTTTTGAATCGGGTGGAGTGGCAGTTGGACAATTTTCGGTTATCCCGCCCGGAGTTATTAGCAGCCTGGTCACAATTGGCCCAGCAACTCAAAGCCACTTGGCAAATTCATTTTTCTGACCAGTTACCCCGTTTAGCCCTTTGGGTCTCCAAGCAAGACCATTGTCTACTGGACATTCTCTGGCGCTGGCGATCGGGGGAGTTGCGTTGCGAAATTCCAGTCATTATTAGCAATCATCCCGCTCTAAAACCCATTGCTGACCAATTTGCCATTGATTTCCATTGTTTGCCCATTACCAAAGAAAACAAGCTGGCTCAAGAAGCGGCGGAATTAGACCTATTGAAGCAATATCAAATTGACCTAGTGGTTTTGGCTAAATATCTGCAGATTTTAACCACTGATTTTGTTGAGAAATTCCCTAATATTATTAACATTCATCATTCTTTTTTGCCCGCTTTTCCTGGAGCTAATCCCTACCATCGTGCCCATGAAAGGGGCGTAAAAATTATTGGGGCTACTGCTCACTATGCCACAGCCCAACTGGATGAAGGCCCGATCATTGAACAGGACGTGGTGCGGGTTAGCCATCGGGACAATGTGGAAGATTTGATCCGCAAAGGTCGAGATTTAGAACGGATGGTGCTGGCCAGGGCAGTGCGATTACATTTACAACACCGAATTCTAGTTTATGATAACCGCACCGTAGTCTTTGCTTAA
- a CDS encoding carbonic anhydrase — MAKILPIDRRQLIQYGGAFLGTSLMATILGNQMAGNPAAQAQSTNQTPQQLLTQLMEGNGRFTAQKRVKANQDLYRLAQVAQGQNPFAAILSCADSRVPPEIIFDQGLGDLFICRIAGNIATPQEVGSLEFGTLVLGAKVLMVLGHQGCGAVKAAMDGGELPGQIASVIEKIDIGSVTDDSSNAASVAMATKANVEHQMAVLGQSPVLGQLIAEEKLVLVGAYYNLDSGAVTLL; from the coding sequence ATGGCTAAAATTCTTCCCATCGATCGCCGTCAGTTAATCCAATACGGCGGAGCTTTCCTCGGCACTAGCTTGATGGCCACCATACTAGGCAATCAAATGGCTGGTAACCCGGCGGCTCAGGCCCAGTCTACTAACCAAACGCCCCAGCAACTATTAACGCAATTGATGGAGGGCAATGGGCGTTTTACCGCACAAAAAAGGGTTAAGGCCAACCAAGACCTCTATCGTCTTGCGCAAGTGGCCCAAGGACAAAATCCCTTTGCCGCTATCCTCAGTTGTGCCGATTCCCGAGTACCACCGGAAATTATTTTTGATCAGGGTTTGGGGGATTTGTTCATCTGTCGCATTGCCGGCAACATAGCCACTCCCCAGGAAGTGGGAAGTTTGGAATTTGGCACCCTGGTTTTGGGGGCAAAGGTGTTGATGGTGTTGGGACACCAAGGCTGCGGGGCCGTTAAAGCGGCTATGGATGGGGGAGAATTACCGGGACAAATTGCCAGTGTGATCGAAAAAATTGATATTGGTTCCGTTACCGATGACAGCAGTAATGCCGCCAGCGTGGCCATGGCCACCAAAGCCAATGTTGAACATCAAATGGCCGTACTTGGGCAGTCCCCGGTACTGGGCCAGTTAATAGCTGAAGAAAAATTAGTATTAGTGGGAGCTTATTATAACCTTGACTCCGGCGCTGTGACCCTGTTGTAG
- a CDS encoding peptidase, whose protein sequence is MTYCLGLINRFGLVMGADSRTNAGVDYTSAYRKLFDYSLPGDRVLILCTSGNLAITQAVLHQIDRDIQRDEGEHLHNIATMHEIATYVGVKVREIQAKDRPWLEKDGIDFQCNFLVGGQIKGEPEQALYLIYPQGNFIQATKETPFLQIGETKYGKPLLDRTITYDTPLEAMAKCALLSIDSTMKSNISVGPPINLTMVEANHFSIRHTLELRLGDPYLAKMRSLWESYVRQAFESMPNVEWEANQSDSGEDFLID, encoded by the coding sequence ATGACCTACTGTTTAGGTTTGATTAATCGTTTTGGCCTGGTCATGGGGGCAGATTCCCGTACCAATGCAGGGGTAGATTACACCTCCGCCTACCGCAAATTATTTGACTATTCTCTCCCTGGCGATCGGGTTTTAATCCTTTGTACTTCTGGCAATTTAGCCATCACCCAAGCGGTGCTCCATCAGATTGACCGGGATATTCAGCGGGACGAAGGGGAACATCTCCACAACATTGCCACCATGCATGAAATCGCCACCTATGTGGGGGTAAAGGTGCGGGAAATCCAAGCAAAAGATCGTCCTTGGCTAGAAAAAGATGGCATTGATTTCCAGTGTAATTTTTTAGTGGGGGGACAAATTAAAGGGGAACCAGAACAGGCTTTGTATTTAATTTATCCCCAGGGAAATTTTATCCAAGCCACCAAGGAAACACCCTTTTTACAAATTGGTGAAACTAAGTACGGTAAGCCTTTATTGGATCGCACCATCACCTACGATACCCCCCTGGAAGCTATGGCCAAATGCGCTTTGCTGTCCATTGACTCCACGATGAAGTCGAACATTTCCGTGGGGCCCCCCATTAATCTGACCATGGTGGAGGCTAATCATTTTTCCATCCGCCATACCCTGGAACTACGCCTGGGAGACCCCTATTTAGCCAAAATGCGTAGCCTCTGGGAATCCTATGTGCGGCAGGCTTTTGAGTCCATGCCCAATGTGGAATGGGAAGCCAACCAAAGCGATTCCGGCGAAGACTTTTTAATCGACTGA